Proteins co-encoded in one Malus domestica chromosome 09, GDT2T_hap1 genomic window:
- the LOC103444241 gene encoding isocitrate dehydrogenase [NADP]: MAFQKIKVANPIVEMDGDEMTRVFWKSIKDKLILPFVELDIKYFDLGLPHRDATDDKVTVESAEATLKYNVAIKCATITPDEARMKEFNLKSMWRSPNGTIRNILNGTVFREPIICKNIPRLIPGWTKPICIGRHAFGDQYRATDAVIKGPGKLKLVFVPEGKDEKTELEVYNFTGEGGVALAMYNTDESIRAFAEASMTTAFEKKWPLYLSTKNTILKKYDGRFKDIFQEVYEANWKSKFEAAGIWYEHRLIDDMVAYALKSDGGYVWACKNYDGDVQSDMLAQGFGSLGLMTSVLVCPDGKTIEAEAAHGTVTRHYRVHQKGGETSTNSIASIFAWTRGLAHRAKLDDNARLLEFTQKLEEACIGTVESGKMTKDLALILHGSKLARNHYLNTEEFIDAVAEELKAKLAC, translated from the exons ATGGCTTTCCAAAAGATCAAGGTCGCCAACCCCATCGTCGAGATGGACG GGGACGAAATGACAAGGGTTTTCTGGAAATCCATCAAGGACAAG CTTATTTTGCCATTTGTGGAATTGGACATCAAATACTTTGACCTTGGTCTTCCTCATCGTGATGCCACTGATGACAAGGTTACTGTTGAAAGTGCCGAGGCTACTCTCAA GTACAATGTAGCGATCAAGTGTGCAACTATTACTCCAG ATGAAGCTCGTATGAAGGAGTTTAACTTGAAGAGTATGTGGAGGAGTCCCAATGGGACTATTAGGAATATTTTGAATG GTACTGTTTTCAGAGAACCAATTATTTGCAAAAATATCCCTCGCCTTATCCCAG GCTGGACAAAGCCGATATGCATTGGAAGACATGCTTTTGGTGATCAGTATCGAGCAACTGATGCAGTCATTAAAGGACCTGGGAAACTGAaattggtgtttg TGCCAGAAGGAAAGGATGAGAAGACAGAGCTAGAGGTTTACAACTTTACAGGGGAGGGGGGAGTTGCATTGGCCATGTATAACACTGATGAG TCCATCCGTGCTTTTGCAGAGGCTTCCATGACCACAGCTTTTGAGAAAAAGTGGCCTCTTTATCTTAGCACAAAAAATACTATTCTGAAGAAGTATGATGGAAG ATTCAAGGACATATTTCAAGAAGTTTATGAAGCTAACTGGAAATCAAAGTTTGAAGCTGCTGGCATATG GTATGAGCATCGTCTCATTGATGATATGGTGGCGTATGCACTTAAAAGTGATGGTGGGTATGTTTGGGCATGCAAGAATTATGATGGGGATGTGCAAAGTGATATGTTAGCTCAAG GGTTTGGATCTCTTGGATTGATGACATCAGTACTG GTGTGCCCAGATGGAAAGACTATAGAAGCTGAAGCTGCCCACGGTACAGTCACTCGGCATTACAGGGTTCACCAGAAGGGAGGTGAAACGAGTACAAATAGCATAGCTTCTATCTTTGCTTGGACAAGAGGCCTAGCACATAG GGCGAAGTTGGATGACAATGCAAGACTTTTGGAGTTCACTCAAAAACTCGAGGAAGCTTGTATTGGAACTGTGGAATCGGGGAAAATGACCAAGGATCTTGCCCTAATTCTTCACGGATCCAA GCTGGCTAGGAACCACTACTTGAATACTGAAGAGTTCATTGATGCTGTGGCCGAGGAACTGAAAGCTAAGCTTGCTTGCTAG